One Tolypothrix bouteillei VB521301 DNA window includes the following coding sequences:
- a CDS encoding DUF2330 domain-containing protein, translating into MKLYQFIISLLLTVTLAICFVSPAWAFCGFYVAKADSKLYNKASQVAIARSGDRTVLTMANDYQGEVKDFAVVVPVPTVVKKDQVRVALPKILERLDAFSAPRLVEYFDSNPCEQNYPEAMDALPAPIARSAGSARRERNDSLGVTVEARFNVGEYDIVILSAKESGGLETWLNRNGYKIPKGAKQLLQPYIRQKMKFFVAKVNLDKFEETGYQFLRPLQISYQSPKFMLPIRLGMINSTNEQDLIVYILSPKGQAEVTNYRTVKIPSDANIPLFVKQEFGKFYQSMFQTAYTREDKKVAFLEYAWDMSNCDPCSADPLNREELKQAGVFWLDDVSPENRPVPRPRVVRPPIVSDNVFITRLHVRYTRNKFPEDLMFQETSNRESFQGRYILQHPFTGEMNCESGRQYKQSLPKRFEREAQTLAKLTNWNIQEIRKKIKLGAKV; encoded by the coding sequence ATGAAACTATATCAATTCATCATTTCATTACTACTAACAGTTACACTTGCTATTTGCTTTGTATCTCCCGCTTGGGCTTTTTGTGGATTTTATGTTGCTAAGGCTGATAGTAAACTGTATAACAAAGCTTCACAAGTTGCGATCGCTCGAAGTGGCGATCGGACTGTTCTCACGATGGCAAATGACTATCAAGGGGAAGTCAAAGATTTTGCAGTTGTCGTACCCGTACCTACTGTAGTTAAAAAAGACCAAGTTCGAGTTGCTCTCCCCAAAATTCTCGAACGTTTGGATGCTTTTAGTGCGCCGCGATTGGTAGAGTATTTTGACTCTAACCCTTGCGAGCAAAATTACCCAGAAGCTATGGATGCTTTACCAGCACCAATAGCTAGAAGTGCAGGTTCTGCAAGGAGAGAGCGGAATGACAGTTTGGGTGTAACTGTCGAAGCCCGCTTTAATGTTGGTGAATACGACATTGTGATTCTGAGTGCTAAAGAATCAGGCGGATTGGAAACTTGGTTGAATCGTAACGGCTACAAAATCCCTAAAGGAGCAAAACAATTACTTCAACCTTACATCCGTCAAAAAATGAAGTTTTTTGTTGCCAAAGTCAACCTAGATAAATTTGAAGAAACAGGATATCAGTTTTTGCGTCCGTTGCAAATTTCTTACCAATCGCCTAAATTTATGCTGCCCATTCGGTTGGGAATGATTAATTCAACCAACGAGCAAGATTTAATTGTCTATATTTTATCGCCTAAAGGACAAGCTGAAGTTACAAATTACCGAACTGTGAAAATCCCCTCGGATGCAAATATCCCTCTATTTGTGAAACAAGAATTTGGTAAGTTTTACCAATCCATGTTCCAAACTGCCTACACGCGAGAAGATAAAAAAGTCGCTTTTTTAGAATATGCTTGGGACATGAGCAATTGCGATCCTTGTTCTGCCGATCCTCTCAACCGTGAAGAACTCAAGCAAGCAGGCGTATTTTGGCTCGATGATGTCTCTCCAGAGAACAGACCGGTACCCCGTCCTAGAGTGGTGCGCCCTCCGATTGTGTCCGATAATGTTTTTATAACCCGTCTGCACGTGCGTTATACCCGAAATAAATTCCCAGAAGACTTAATGTTTCAAGAAACCTCGAACCGCGAATCTTTCCAAGGACGATACATTTTGCAGCATCCTTTTACAGGGGAAATGAACTGTGAAAGTGGTAGACAATACAAACAGTCTTTGCCGAAACGTTTTGAAAGGGAAGCCCAAACTCTTGCAAAATTGACCAACTGGAACATTCAGGAAATTCGCAAAAAAATCAAGCTAGGGGCTAAAGTGTGA